In the genome of Podospora pseudocomata strain CBS 415.72m chromosome 2 map unlocalized CBS415.72m_2.2, whole genome shotgun sequence, one region contains:
- a CDS encoding uncharacterized protein (EggNog:ENOG503NYHW; COG:S) translates to MAGKTYIVEHLDEELGPWSELEYITIARESQETGSKFFLSSLHPQFKVPDALAAIPSFTAERRGVEELYADKKSRVCLLDPQGKSDLAPEDADNFDVFLFGGILGDDPPRDRTSELRAKGFEGRRLGPVQMTTDTAVRVTRLVVEGKTPLKDIPYVDFPELKFNEYESTEMPFRYVKTEDGKPIMPEGMVELIKKDADKGIDDML, encoded by the exons ATGGCCGGAAAAACGTACATCGTTGAGCACCTGGACGAGGAGCTTGGACCCTGGTCAGAACTCGAGTATATCACCATCGCGCGCGAGTCGCAAGAGACTGGGTCCAAGTTCTTCCTTTCGTCTCTCCACCCACAGTTCAAGGTCCCAGACGCCTTGGCTGCCATCCCCTCGTTCACAGCTGAGAGGCGGGGTGTGGAGGAGTTGTATGCGGACAAGAAGTCTAGAGTATGCCTTCTTGACCCTCAGGGGAAGAGTGATCTTGCCCCTGAAGATGCGGACAACTTTGATGTGTTCCTGTTTGGAGGAATCCTTG GTGATGACCCCCCTAGAG ACAGAACATCCGAGTTGCGGGCCAAGGGCTTTGAGGGCCGTCGTCTCGGGCCCGTCCAGATGACCACAGACACTGCAGTCCGTGTAACTCgtctggtggttgagggCAAGA CACCGTTGAAAGACATTCCCTACGTCGACTTTCCCGAACTCAAGTTCAACGAGTATGAGAGCACAGAGATGCCATTCCGTTACGTTAAGACTGAGGATGGAAAACCCATTATGCCTGAG GGCATGGTCGAGCTGATCAAGAAAGATGCTGACAAGGGCATTGATGATATGCTCTAG
- the KEX1 gene encoding Cell death protease (EggNog:ENOG503NVHT; MEROPS:MER0006006; BUSCO:EOG092623WR; COG:E; COG:O) yields the protein MAVGRSLADWRRLPSIVTAAAVALSWTATLAVADVKAAGDYFVHSLPGAPPGPLVKMHAGHIEITPDVNGNMFFWHFQNKHIANKQRTVIWLNGGPGCSSEDGALMEIGPYRLKDKDTLVYNEGAWNEFANVLFVDNPVGTGFSYVDTNAYVRELDVMADQFVTFLEKWFKLFPEYEHDDIFIAGESYAGQYIPYIAKAILERNKKGGESSYKWNLAGLLIGNGWISPPEQYEAYLQFAYEKGIVKKGSDAASKLEVQQRICSKQLAVGPALVDNTDCEKILQDLLQLTATSKGGEQRCVNMYDVRLTDTYPSCGMNWPPDLDAVTPYLRRNDVIQALHVNPNKVTGWVECNGQVGANFKPSSKPSVELLPDLLKEVPIILFSGSEDLICNHLGTEALISNLQWNGGKGFEITPGTWAPRRDWTFEGEAAGFWQEARNLTYVVFYNSSHMVPFDYPRRTRDMLDRFMGVDISSIGGKPTDSRLDGEKVPETTVGGVAGNGTDAQQAEKEKLDTARWEAYRKSGEIVLVIVAFSAAGWGWWVWRERKKRRGYMGVSGGENISPPGEARGREGFRDKRSAADLEAGDFDENELDDLHMRTPTTVMGGEGNDPRYSVGAASEDSEDEEDVKGKGKEKMSG from the exons ATGGCTGTTGGACGGTCCTTGGCGGACTGGAGGCGTCTACCATCCATCGttaccgccgccgccgtcgccctcTCATGGACGGCGACACTAGCTGTCGCCGATGTCAAGGCGGCCGGTGACTACTTTGTCCATTCACTTCCAGGGGCGCCGCCAGGTCCCCTGGTGAAGATGCATGCTGG GCATATCGAGATAACACCCGATGTCAATGGCAACATGTTCTTCTGGCACTTCCAAAACAAACACATTGCGAACAAGCAACGAACAGTGATATGGTTGAACGGCGGCCCCGGCTGCAGCTCCGAGGACGGTGCTCTGATGGAGATTGGCCCATATAGGTTAAAAGATAAGGACACGCTGGTGTACAACGAGGGAGCATGGAACGAGTTCGCCAATGTCCTCTTCGTCGATAACCCTGTCGGCACGGGGTTCAGCTATGTCGACACCAACGCTTATGTACGCGAACTCGACGTTATGGCTGACCAGTTTGTTACTTTCCTGGAGAAGTGGTTCAAGCTGTTCCCCGAGTATGAACACGACGAT ATATTTATTGCTGGAGAATCCTACGCCGGCCAGTACATCCCCTACATCGCCAAGGCTATCCTTGAGCGCAACAAGAAAGGCGGCGAGTCCTCCTACAAATGGAACCTCGCCGGTCTCCTCATTGGCAACGGCTGGATTTCCCCTCCCGAACAATACGAAGCCTACCTCCAGTTCGCCTACGAGAAGGGCATCGTCAAAAAGGGCTCCGACGCCGCCTCCAAGCTCGAAGTCCAACAGCGCATCTGCTCCAAGCAGCTGGCCGTCGGCCCCGCCCTCGTCGACAACACCGACTGCGAGAAGATCCTCCAGGACCTCCTTCAGCTAACCGCCACTAGCAAAGGCGGCGAGCAGCGTTGCGTGAACATGTACGACGTCCGGCTGACCGACACCTATCCGTCATGCGGCATGAACTGGCCTCCCGATCTCGACGCCGTAACCCCTTACCTCCGCCGCAACGACGTAATCCAGGCCCTGCATGTGAACCCGAACAAAGTCACCGGCTGGGTGGAATGCAACGGCCAGGTCGGCGCAAACTTCaagccctcttccaaaccCTCGGTTGAACTCCTCCCCGACCTGCTAAAAGAagtccccatcatcttgttctCCGGCTCGGAAGATCTAATCTGCAACCATTTGGGCACCGAAGCGCTGATCTCCAACCTGCAATGGAACGGCGGAAAGGGCTTCGAAATCACCCCCGGCACTTGGGCCCCCAGACGTGACTGGACCTTTGAGGGCGAAGCAGCTGGCTTCTGGCAGGAGGCCCGCAACTTGACCTATGTAGTCTTTTACAACAGCAGCCATATGGTCCCGTTTGACTACCCCCGCCGCACAAGAGACATGCTAGACCGGTTCATGGGGGTggacatctcctccatcggCGGCAAGCCCACCGACTCCCGCCTCGACGGGGAGAAAGTCCCCGAAACCACCGTCGGCGGGGTGGCCGGTAACGGCACCGACGCGCAGCAAGCAGAGAAGGAAAAGCTCGACACGGCCAGGTGGGAAGCCTATCGCAAATCAGGGGAGATCGTCCTGGTGATTGTGGCGTTTTCGGCagcggggtgggggtggtgggtgtggagggagaggaagaagaggaggggttaCATGGGGGTGTCTGGGGGGGAGAATATCTCGCCTCCTGGGGaagcgagggggagggaagggttTAGAGACAAGCGTTCGGCGGCGGATTTGGAAGCGGGGGATTTTGACGAGAATGAGCTGGATGATTTGCACATGAGGACGCCGACGACGGTgatgggtggggaggggaatgatCCTAGGTATAGTGTGGGCGCAGCGAGCGAGGAtagtgaggatgaggaggacgtgaaggggaaggggaaggagaagatgtCGGGTTGA
- the DRE2 gene encoding electron carrier (EggNog:ENOG503NZ8G; BUSCO:EOG09265040; COG:S), which produces MPPAAVMIDTTPDFDFSPAHAAAAASAKGDSGERTLLLAPPSIASREDRLTSLFSVYDRSATDLQMLDRLAAGLVSLPAKTYDLILVLTDPDGSRRSEVSPLLSNREIWGKVVPALKAGGTLRSEDGSFGQGNSTEEKEAILAGLVLGDDGYTKPDYAEQEVVPLRFGAKKVNADGSVPLSFGKKAAAAPAPAPAPAPVSKGPAGVGFIDFSDDLDLDAEDDDDVIDEDTLLTEADLKRPIQQPPECAPQPGKKRRACKDCTCGLAERIAAEDEARREKAEKGLATLKLKSEDLSELDFTVQGKTGSCNSCYLGDAFRCADCPYIGLPAFKPGEQVKILNNTAQI; this is translated from the exons ATGCCTCCAGCCGCCGTCATGATCGACACAACTCCCGACTTTGATTTCAGCCCCGCGCACGCTGCGGCGGCTGCCAGCGCAAAGGGCGATTCTGGCGAGCGAACCCTCCTGCTTGCGCCCCCGTCGATCGCATCCCGCGAGGACCGCCTCACCTCCTTGTTCTCCGTCTATGATCGGTCGGCCACCGATTTGCAGATGCTCGACCGTCTCGCTGCTGGATTAGTCAGCCTCCCCGCCAAGACCTACGACCTTATCCTCGTCCTGACCGACCCCGACGGAAGCCGCCGCAGCGAGGTGTCCCCTCTCTTGTCCAACAGGGAGATCTGGGGCAAGGTTGTACCGGCACTCAAGGCTGGTGGTACCTTGAGGAGCGAGGACGGCAGCTTCGGACAGGGCAACTCgacagaggagaaggaggcgattctggcggggttggtgttgggggatgatggatatACTAAGCCTGATTATGCCGAGCAGGAGGTTGTACCTCTGCGGTTTGGGGCGAAGAAGGTGAACGCTGATGGGAGTGTCCCTCTCAGCTTTggcaagaaggctgctgctgccccagcgccggcaccggcaccagcaccagtaTCCAAGGGTCCTGCTGGGGTTGGTTTCATCGATTTCAGTGATGACTTGGATCttgatgccgaggacgacgacgatgtcaTTGATGAGGACACTCTTTTGACTGAGGCGGATCTGAAGCGTCCCATTCAGCAGCCTCCTGAGTGTGCGCCTCAGCCAGGCAAAAAGAGGAGAGCCTGCAAAGACTG CACGTGTGGTCTCGCCGAGAGAATAGCCGCCGAAGACGAGGCCCGTCGtgagaaggccgagaagggTCTGGCCACCTTAAAGCTCAAGTCTGAGGATCTCAGCGAGCTTGACTTTACCGTCCAGGGCAAGACTGGCTCCTGCAATAGCTGTTACCTCGGTGACGCTTTCAGATGCGCAGACTGCCCCTATATTGGTCTCCCTGCCTTCAAGCCCGGCGAACAAGTCAAGATTCTCAACAACACTGCTCAGATTTGA
- a CDS encoding uncharacterized protein (EggNog:ENOG503P4SC; COG:S), producing MTRSHKFNDKDHSMVAPVTGHPQQQVPKFFGKHGFADADPKKTKKNGGGKGNWGPVGLEAEDEEFNFVHTRRRSNSSSVSSHPEHFKSKFEINEPEPVFEEDIHGALEEEEEKDSSQSSTSSGKPEDM from the exons A TGACTCGCTCCCACAAGTTCAATGACAAGGACCACAGCATGGTGGCCCCCGTCACGGGTCACCCCCAGCAACAAGTGCCCAAGTTCTTTGGCAAGCATGGCTTTGCCGATGCCGAccccaagaagaccaagaagaacGGCGGTGGTAAGGGCAATTG GGGCCCTGTTGGCTTAgaagccgaggatgaagagtTCAACTTTGTCCacacccgccgccgctccaacagcagcagcgtctCCAGTCACCCCGAGCACTTCAAGTCCAAGTTCGAGATCAACGAGCCTGAGCctgtgtttgaggaggacATCCATGGAGccctggaggaggaggaggagaaggacagcAGCCAGTCCAGCACCTCGAGCGGCAAGCCCGAGGACATGTAA
- the FMT1 gene encoding Methionyl-tRNA formyltransferase (COG:J; BUSCO:EOG092631ML; EggNog:ENOG503P3MU): MLWLASSRPLRRSVARPLSIATYSTQRGNPLRILFCGSDEFSCHSLKALHKKHKDDPSLIESIDVLVRPSKPTGRGLKQVTEVPIASVARELGLPLSTLPHDTFTNWFMKKYINLIIAVSFGRFVPPRLLNQAEYGGLNVHPSLLPDLRGPAPLHYALLNRYTHTGVSIQTLSPHSFDTGTVLSQTPLPGIPIPPNSTLTSLTSLLAPLGASMLVSSLSSGFHLPPHKDVSWQPPYPIRHAPKVRTVARQIPWLTPSISTLSTNLPSSAPHLEDIAHQHHILGPLWSKLVVRTPKKEQNKRVVCDDISYILDLTSSDLPPAVANEVASALERCKEDPWAEEQVPVLEWLQIGDDEQQVPEWYPPQPESLEMFERVVALERGEISSVDAAAGVEGGQQQPKRKKEWRLSIQTAYFPDSETGSIYLRDPIRGGKGLLRIGKMTVDGKPTRPAANVAAQLGRTVTDYRGMHFDEEPIGKALQPATRRPEEDAEVDEETKRRRNRAMVRRIYSY; the protein is encoded by the exons ATGCTGTGGTTGGCATCTTCACGACCACTTCGACGGTCTGTtgcaagaccactgagcatTGCAACATACAGTACACAACGCGGCAATCCATTACGAATCTTGTTTTGTGGCTCAGATGAGTTCAGTTGTCACTCGCTGAAAGCTCTTCACAAGAAGCACAAAGATGATCCAAGTCTTATCGAGTCTATCGATGTGCTGGTTCGGCCATCGAAGCCCACCGGGAGAGGATTGAAGCAAGTGACTGAAG TCCCAATAGCATCAGTAGCCAGGGAACTTGGTCTTCCTCTATCAACGTTACCACACGACACTTTCACAAATTGGTTT ATGAAGAAATACATAAACCTCATCATCGCTGTCTCATTCGGCCGTTTTGTCCCACCACGGCTCCTAAATCAAGCAGAATACGGCGGCCTTAACGTCCACCCTTCCCTCTTACCCGA cctccgCGGTCCTGCTCCCCTCCACTACGCCCTCCTAAACCGCTACACCCACACCGGCGTCTCCATCCagaccctctccccccactCCTTCGACACCGGCACCGTCctatcccaaacccccctcccggGTATCCCCATCCCGCCCAACTCAACCCttacctccctcacctcactcctcgcccccctcGGCGCCTCCATGCTcgtctcctccctctcatccggtttccacctcccaccccacaaAGACGTCTCCTGGCAACCCCCCTATCCCATCCGACACGCCCCCAAAGTCCGCACGGTAGCCAGACAAATTCCCTGgctcaccccctccatctcaaccctctctaccaacctcccctcctccgccccccaTCTAGAAGACATcgcccaccaacaccacatccTCGGCCCCTTATGGTCCAAACTCGTCGTCCGCAccccaaaaaaagaacagaATAAACGCGTCGTCTGCGACGACATCTCCTACATCCTcgacctcacctcctccgacCTCCCACCCGCCGTCGCAAACGAGGTGGCCTCCGCGCTGGAAAGGTGCAAAGAAGACCCATGGGCGGAGGAGCAAGTCCCTGTTCTGGAGTGGCTTCAGATCGGGGACGACGAGCAGCAAGTGCCGGAGTGGTACCCCCCGCAGCCAGAGTCGTTGGAGATGTTTGAGCGGGTTGTTGCGCTGGAGAGGGGAGAAATATCATCCgttgatgctgctgcgggAGTAGAAGggggtcaacaacaacccaaaaggaaaaaggagTGGCGTCTGTCTATCCAGACGGCGTATTTTCCCGATTCGGAGACAGGATCGATCTATCTTCGTGATCCTATTCGTGgcgggaaggggttgttAAGGATAGGGAAAATGACAGTGGATGGGAAGCCAACGAGACCAGCTGCGAATGTGGCTGCGCAGTTGGGACGAACGGTGACGGACTACAGAGGCATGCACTTTGATGAGGAGCCGATTGGCAAGGCGTTGCAGCCTGCTACAAGACGACCGGAAGAGGATGCTGAGGTGGATGAAGAGAccaagagaaggaggaacagagcgatggtgaggaggatataCAGTTACTGA
- the LIS1_1 gene encoding Lissencephaly-1 (COG:Z; EggNog:ENOG503NW2C), translated as MTMATRSFLTDRQAEELHKSIIAYLTSLNLATTANTLRAELNLPEETFDLAKAKQYEGLLEKKWTSVIRLQKKVLDLQAENAHLKNEIENAGPLALSRKNQDPANWLPKGPPRYTLEGHRLPITSVAFHPVFSSLASASEDNTIKIWDWELGELERTLKGHTKAVLDVDFGGPRGNTLLASCSSDMSIKLWDPADQYKNIRTLHGHDHIVSSVRFVPANGTAGAGGNLLVSASKDNTLKLWDVTTGYCVKTIEGHNDWPRAVAPSADGRWLLSTGSDKAARLWDIGGTEPECRVVMFGHENFNLCCEFAPSTSYPHLARLAGHEKVPPANSAAEFMATGSRDKQIRLWDRRGQCIKVLEGHDNWVRGLAFHPAGKFLISVADDRTMRCWDLSQDGKCVQTLSGMFDGFVSCVRWAPGVTKDGLAGGDAGDGTPKKKIGAEANGGLQMRCVIATGSVDGTEGKVRIFAN; from the exons ATGACCATGGCCACAAGGAGCTTTCTAACCGACCGGCAGGCTGAAGAGCT ACACAAATCCATCATCGcctacctcacctccctcaacctcgccaccacagccaacacCCTCCGCGCCGAGCTCAACCTCCCCGAAGAAACCTTTGACCTCGCCAAAGCAAAACAATACGAAGGCCTCCTCGAAAAGAAATGGACCTCGGTCATCCGCCTCCAGAAAAAAGTCCTAGACCTCCAAGCAGAGAACGCCCACCTCAAGAACGAGATCGAAAATGCTGGTCCTTTAGCCCTGTCGAGAAAGAACCAGGACCCAGCCAATTGGCTCCCCAAGGGACCGCCACGATACACCCTCGAAGGCCACCGCCTGCCCATCACCTCGGTAGCCTTCCATCCTGTCTTTAGCTCTTTGGCCTCGGCATCAGAAGACAACACGATCAAAATCTGGGATTGGGAGCTCGGAGAGTTGGAAAGGACACTCAAAGGGCACACCAAGGCAGTCTTAGACGTGGATTTTGGCGGGCCGAGGGGGAATACCCTCCTTGCAAGCTGCAGTTCCGACATGAGTATTAAGCTGTGGGATCCGGCGGATCAGTACAAGAACATCAGGACACTACACGGCCATGATCATATTGTGAGCTCGGTGAGGTTTGTTCCTGCGAATGGCACTGCTGGGGCGGGAGGGAATTTGCTCGTGAGTGCGAGTAAGGATAATACGCTGAAGCTGTGGGATGTGACGACGGGGTATTGCGTCAAGACGATTGAGGGGCATAATGACTggccgagggcggtggcgCCGTCGGCGGATGGGAGGTGGCTGTTGAGCACCGGGAGTGATAAGGCGGCTAGGTTGTGGGATATTGGGGGGACGGAGCCGGAGTGTAGGGTTGTTATGTTTGGGCATGAGAATTTCAAT TTGTGCTGCGAATTCGCACCCTCCACTTCATACCCCCATCTCGCCCGCCTCGCGGGACATGAAAAGGTGCCCCCAGCAAACAGTGCTGCCGAGTTCATGGCGACGGGCTCGCGTGACAAGCAAATACGGCTGTGGGACAGGAGGGGACAATGTATCAAAGTGCTAGAGGGCCATGACAACTGGGTCCGAGGTCTGGCCTTTCATCCAGCAGGTAAGTTTTTGATCTCGGTGGCAGATGACAGGACGATGCGCTGCTGGGATTTGAGCCAGGATGGGAAATGTGTTCAGACCCTCTCTGGCATGTTTGACGGGTTCGTGAGCTGTGTGAGGTGGGCGCCGGGAGTCACTAAGGatgggcttgctggtggggatgctggtgatggcacgccgaagaagaagatagGTGCCGAGGCGAATGGCGGGTTGCAGATGCGGTGTGTGATTGCGACTGGGAGCGTGGATGGGACGGAAGGCAAGGTGAGGATATTTGCCAATTGA
- a CDS encoding uncharacterized protein (EggNog:ENOG503P798), which produces MGPSPATPAPSRFLLSKRPGTHQPHGQTPNQSSSAAPYRFYGTPKFSSTTKPLSHLSHAAPYSTPALALKAKASRARATQELLIEDSSPVQDQERSRHDEEEPSRSRTTAVRDNLPETIDIDSSLVPQSSLPEPGDNDEEVDPGPLPKRRRIYIATSEPDLEPKEEWIPSSAFPIDSDSDNELPPIDDPEIDHIITIYSDDDDDEPPIPHSSPLNIKSDSESDSDAKPPPDKDTRPARKEIFYPPPRFLQPPSPPTSTSPISDSKKFSIQNINPDLFSPPKPRRGRNRRGRGQYLTNGLAAELQNWLIEVKKTSEYTDTPVKQEADAPQPLPPGAVQLTVEDVKRGGEGLSLISAALPNARVGTPGMQAVLAGDGRIGSLERVDHGLDRRSTDKRNGQERLAVGTVVAVVPPAWDVELEGGLGRWAVAYRWQVIKDAPQPQVPEKQPEPPAQPVPEPLSEQHLEEQHIKVEE; this is translated from the exons ATGGGTCCATCGCCAGCA ACACCCGCACCCTCTCGGTTCCTGCTCTCAAAACGACCAGGCACACATCAACCTCACGGCCAAACACCAAACCAGTCAAGCTCGGCTGCACCTTATAGATTCTACGGCACTCCAAAATTTTCGTCTACCACAAAACCGCTCTCGCATCTCAGCCATGCCGCGCCCTACTCAACTCCTGCGTTGGCtctcaaggccaaggcaTCGAGAGCTCGCGCTACACAAGAACTTCTTATAGAAGATAGTTCTCCCGTTCAAGATCAGGAGCGTAGTCgacatgatgaagaggagccGTCACGATCAAGAACAACTGCTGTCCGAGACAACTTACCAGAAACAATCGACATAGATTCGTCTCTTGTCCCACAGTCTTCTCTCCCAGAGCCAGGGGACaatgacgaggaggttgacccCGGCCCCTTAccaaaaaggagaagaatatacatTGCCACATCAGAGCCCGACCTCGAACCAAAGGAAGAATGGATTCCAAGCTCTGCCTTTCCGATCGACTCGGACTCAGACAATGAGCTTCCCCCAATCGATGACCCTGAAATCgaccacatcatcaccatctactctgatgacgatgatgacgagccCCCAATACCTCACTCTTCCCCTCTGAACATAAAATCCGACAGCGAGTCCGACTCAGACGCTAAACCACCGCCAGACAAAGACACCAGACCTGCAAGGAAAGAAATCTTTTACCCACCACCTCGCTTTTTgcaacccccatcaccaccaacatccacCTCGCCTATTTCCGACTCGAAGAAGTTTTCCATCCAGAACATAAATCCTGATCTCTTTTCTCCACCCAAACCTCGCCGGGGCCGCAATCGTCGGGGGCGGGGCCAGTATCTCACCAATGGATTGGCGGCTGAACTCCAAAATTGGCTTATTGAGGTGAAAAAAACATCAGAATATACAGACACCCCTGTCAAACAAGAGGCCGACGCGCCACAACCATTACCACCAGGGGCAGTCCAACTAACTGTGGAGGATGTaaagagaggaggggaggggttaAGTCTCATCAGTGCGGCTTTACCCAACGCGCGAGTAGGAACACCTGGCATGCAAGCTGttttggctggtgatgggagaATAGGCTCCTTGGAAAGAGTTGATCATGGTCTAGATCGGCGCAGTACGGATAAAAGAAACGGACAGGAGCGTCTAGCTGttgggacggtggtggccgtTGTGCCGCCTGCTTGGGACGTTGAACTAGAgggtgggcttgggaggtgggCGGTTGCATATCGGTGGCAGGTTATCAAGGACGCACCACAACCGCAAGTGCCCGAGAAACAGCCAGAACCACCAGCACAACCAGTACCAGAGCCACTATCAGAACAACATTTGGAGGAACAACACATCAAAGTGGAAGAGTAA
- a CDS encoding uncharacterized protein (EggNog:ENOG503P732), whose amino-acid sequence MQDRTLLQKKKKKTTPGAMFAMVDPAMNSGFQSFGGNNQHSSFVFSSPHKPAKSSPLSYAPMRIPSPTLPSDDSPDMMLSSPLGPPSDSSHLRMSQSSPIRSSFDNNESSGPQPKFRFANRNPAKNSNPLVKKRNDVQDSRRRLFLNNVRQRQEDKKFQRRGGQDEIARLEFNRLQNERLAYLDRERAKNPYALWEQELEDEHRSLQSQQRQMQQQNPDEMMLDALEEAEMAEIAQAEALLHQDNNSSRHVNQDDSFDDDEDWDELFMEAIQTSQQHHIQGQQSGGQDVEMS is encoded by the exons ATGCAAGATAGAACGCTTctacaaaaaaaaaaaaaaaagacaacaccAGGCGCCATGTTCGCTATGGTTGACCCAGCCATGAACAGCGGTTTCCAAAGTTTTGGCGGTAACAATCAGCACAGCAGTTTCGTCTTTTCAAGTCCACACAAGCCAGCCAAATCATCACCCCTCTCTTATGCCCCCATGAGGATACCTTCACCGACATTGCCATCAGACGATTCCCCTGACATGATGCTTTCGTCCCCTCTTGGTCCCCCGTCAGATTCATCCCATCTTCGCATGAGCCAGTCCTCACCAATACGGTCCTCATTTGACAATAATGAGAGCTCCGGACCACAACCAAAGTTCAGATTTGCCAATCGGAACCCAGCAAAGAACAGCAATCCTCTAGTCAAAAAGCGGAACGATGTACAAGACTCGAGACGAAGACTCTTTCTCAACAATGTACGGCAGAGGCAGGAGGACAAAAAGTTTCAGCGACGGGGTGGACAGGATGAG ATTGCCAGATTAGAGTTCAACCGTCTCCAGAACGAACGCCTCGCCTATCTTGACCGAGAACGAGCCAAAAACCCTTATGCACTCTGGGAACAAGAACTTGAGGACGAGCATCGCAGCTTGCAGTCACAGCAACGGCAAATGCAACAACAAAATCCAGACGAAATGATGCTGGATGCATTGGAAGAGGCTGAGATGGCCGAGATTGCCCAAGCAGAGGCGTTGCTTCACCAGGACAACAACTCCTCGAGACATGTCAATCAGGATGACTCTttcgatgatgacgaggattGGGATGAGTTGTTCATGGAAGCGATCCAGACgtcacagcaacaccataTTCAAGGACAACAATCGGGCGGGCAAGATGTGGAGATGTCTTGA
- the PEX19 gene encoding Peroxisome chaperone and import receptor (COG:U; BUSCO:EOG092635SS; EggNog:ENOG503NVVR), with protein MSEQQTNSAAAPAAAAAAVKPDATLPTTTTTPAATITTQAVQDGKKAVTVEDVADDDDDVPDPDEDDLDDLDDMLEEFNAVKLGPPSKPPAAAPSLGPERPPASGDGGDLPLDEDEFARQLQAGMADLLGEMESSPEMQAQFESIFKELGAAASAAASPDPKSPSAGAAAAAAPTPPVVPPPNIRPPSSSGSGAGGAEASFQETIRRTMERMQTSGEQATAAAAAEGSDDFLAELLKQMQAGGGGLGDLGGEGSEEEFSKMLLGMMEQLTNKEILYEPMKELHDKFPEWLEKNRDKTSAEDLKRYEEQQGLVAEIVGKFEEAGYSDEKPADREYIVDRMQKMQASGQPPADLVGDMPSTQDALAMPDEGCAPQ; from the exons ATGTCGGAACAGCAAACCAACAGCGCTGCGGcacctgccgctgctgctgctgctgtcaagcCAGATGCGActctccccaccacaaccactaCTCCGGCCGCTACTATCACCACCCAAGCTGTTCAAGATGGGAAGAAAGCGGTAACAGTTGAAGATGTcgctgacgacgacgacgacgtccCCGACCCGGATGAAGACGACCTGGATGATCTGGACG ACATGCTCGAGGAATTCAACGCCGTCAAACTTGGacccccctccaagcccCCAGCAGCCGCCCCATCCCTAGGCCCAGAACGCCCCCCGGCCagtggtgacggtggtgacCTTCCCCTGGACGAAGATGAATTCGCCCGCCAGCTCCAAGCAGGCATGGCCGACCTTCTAGGTGAAATGGAGTCCTCCCCCGAGATGCAAGCCCAGTTCGAGTCCATCTTCAAGGAGCTCGGCGCCGCTGCCTCCGCCGCTGCCTCCCCAGATCCCAAATCCCCCTCAGCaggagctgctgctgctgctgccccaactccccccGTTGTCCCCCCCCCTAATATTCGCCCCCCATctagcagcggcagcggtgCCGGCGGTGCTGAAGCCTCCTTTCAAGAAACCATCCGTCGCACCATGGAGCGGATGCAAACTTCGGGGGAGCAagctactgctgctgccgccgcggAGGGATCAGACGACTTCCTTGCGGAGCTCCTCAAGCAAATGCAggctggcggtggcgggCTGGGTGATctcggtggggaggggagtgaaGAGGAGTTTTCCAAGATGCTCCTAGGTATGATGGAGCAGCTCACCAACAAGGAGATCCTCTACGAGCCGATGAAGGAGCTGCACGACAAGTTCCCCGAATGGCTGGAGAAGAATCGCGACAAGACGTCGGCCGAAGATCTCAAACGATATGAGGAGCAGCAGGGGCTTGTGGCGGAGATTGTGGgcaagtttgaggaggcggggTACAGTGATGAGAAGCCGGCGGATAGGGAGTATATTGTTGATCGGATGCAAAAG ATGCAAGCAAGTGGTCAGCCGCCAGCGGATTTGGTGGGGGATATGCCCTCTACGCAAGACGCGCTCGCCATGCCAGATGAGGGGTGTGCTCCTCAGTAG